One genomic region from Jilunia laotingensis encodes:
- a CDS encoding NAD(P)-dependent oxidoreductase — protein MKNIVLIGASGFVGSAILNEALNRGFHVTAVVRNPEKIKIENENLQVKKADVSSLEEVYNVCKGADAVISAYNPGWDNPNIYNETIKVYLNIIDGVKKAGVNRFLMVGGAGSLFIAPGLRLMDSGEVPEKILPGVRALGSFYLDFLKKEKEIDWVFFSPAADMRSGVRTGRYRLGKDDMIVDKVGNSHISVQDYAAAMIDELEKPVHHQERFTIGY, from the coding sequence ATGAAGAATATCGTATTGATCGGAGCCAGTGGCTTTGTAGGTTCGGCTATTTTGAACGAAGCTCTGAACCGAGGATTTCATGTTACGGCGGTTGTTCGTAATCCGGAAAAGATTAAGATTGAGAATGAAAACCTTCAAGTGAAGAAAGCGGATGTCTCTTCACTTGAGGAAGTATATAATGTTTGTAAAGGGGCAGATGCTGTTATCAGTGCTTATAATCCCGGCTGGGATAACCCGAATATCTATAATGAAACGATTAAAGTGTATCTCAATATTATCGATGGAGTGAAGAAAGCCGGTGTGAATCGTTTTCTTATGGTAGGTGGAGCAGGTTCATTATTCATTGCTCCCGGGCTTCGGTTGATGGATTCAGGTGAGGTACCCGAAAAGATTCTACCGGGAGTCCGGGCTTTAGGAAGTTTCTATCTGGATTTCCTGAAAAAAGAAAAAGAGATTGATTGGGTATTCTTTTCACCCGCAGCAGATATGAGGTCGGGAGTACGTACCGGCAGATACAGATTGGGAAAAGATGATATGATAGTCGATAAAGTAGGTAACAGCCATATTTCTGTTCAGGATTATGCCGCTGCCATGATTGATGAATTGGAAAAGCCGGTTCATCATCAAGAACGATTTACCATAGGGTATTGA
- a CDS encoding nucleoside phosphorylase — MKKYFPSSELIINEDGSIFHLHVKPEQLADKVILVGDPGRVALVASHFDKKEFEVESREFKTITGTYKGKRITVVSTGIGCDNIDIVMNELDALANIDFQTREEKEHLRSLELVRIGTCGGLQPNTPVGTFVCSEKSIGFDGLLNFYEGRNAVCDLPFERSFLNHMGWSGNMCAPAPYVIAADADLIDRIAKEDMVRGVTIAAGGFFGPQGRELRVPLADPHQNDKIEKFEYNGHKITNFEMESSALAGLAKLMGHKAMTVCMVIANRLIKEANTGYKNTIDTLIKTVLDRI, encoded by the coding sequence ATGAAAAAGTATTTTCCTTCCTCAGAGTTGATTATCAACGAAGACGGTTCAATATTCCATCTGCATGTAAAGCCGGAACAACTGGCCGACAAAGTGATTCTGGTCGGTGATCCCGGACGCGTGGCATTAGTGGCTTCCCATTTCGACAAAAAAGAATTTGAAGTGGAGAGCCGCGAGTTTAAAACCATTACCGGAACCTATAAAGGTAAACGCATCACCGTGGTTTCAACGGGCATAGGCTGTGATAATATCGACATTGTGATGAACGAATTGGATGCACTGGCAAATATAGATTTCCAGACTCGCGAAGAAAAAGAACATCTCCGGTCATTGGAATTAGTACGTATCGGCACTTGTGGCGGACTCCAACCGAATACTCCGGTAGGTACTTTCGTCTGTTCAGAGAAGTCAATCGGATTTGATGGTTTGTTGAATTTTTACGAGGGACGTAATGCTGTCTGCGACCTTCCTTTTGAACGTTCATTCCTCAATCACATGGGCTGGTCGGGTAATATGTGCGCTCCGGCTCCGTATGTGATAGCTGCCGATGCTGACCTAATCGACCGTATAGCTAAAGAGGACATGGTTCGTGGAGTGACAATTGCCGCTGGTGGATTCTTCGGTCCCCAAGGTCGTGAACTGCGTGTACCATTGGCAGACCCACATCAAAATGATAAGATAGAGAAGTTTGAATACAACGGACATAAAATTACAAACTTCGAAATGGAAAGCTCCGCACTGGCTGGGCTTGCCAAACTAATGGGACATAAAGCCATGACCGTTTGTATGGTAATAGCCAACCGATTGATAAAAGAGGCAAATACTGGCTATAAGAATACAATAGACACGTTGATCAAAACAGTTCTCGACAGAATTTAA